A stretch of the Parachlamydia acanthamoebae genome encodes the following:
- a CDS encoding motility associated factor glycosyltransferase family protein — protein sequence MNLYQNIELWSQTEPRIARLLAYQEPQNVEFCESQNGQLNLKRGELHYHSPLNPLEEAKGWFSTINQKDVRVLYVYGVGLGYYYEAAKEWLHLDPHRHLVFLEDDLEVIYRLLETEGGTALLEDPQVTLHYFEELTEKSEVLDALYWNFVLARLQVSALLLYQNARQEKYIELHHKIVYDATVKDALVEEYLLYGAGFFKNFYPNMLMLPESYYGNCFFGKFNQVPAIICGAGPSLKHSLEALKGLSDRALIFAGGSALNALDAAEITPHLGAGIDPNAEQYERLNRHQGYEVPFFYRNRLFYGAFQQIHGPRLYITGSGGYDISEWFEEKFGLDTTFFDEGHNVVNFSTQIAHAMGCNPIIFVGMDLAYTDLQAYADGVLKDAQVTPQQIVETEDFDNAAFLKKDIFGKPIYTMWKWVAESDWIASFAEEHPETAFFNATEGGLGFEGIQNQSLAYIAEKYLKTRYNLKDRIFGEIQNSQMPQVTELAVREAIEEIQTSLRNCVEHLDILIQDAQELSEKIEKGHEVPHQMQSGRAALAETDLAEEPAYEYILAIFNEVYSRMLNHEVRLLKLSKENEWKKKQQVLHISMKKLTFLKDVASANLELMCMGFKEANRKAE from the coding sequence ATGAATTTATATCAAAACATTGAACTCTGGTCTCAGACAGAGCCTCGTATTGCGCGCTTACTTGCCTATCAAGAGCCACAGAATGTGGAATTTTGTGAGTCTCAAAATGGACAGCTCAATTTAAAGAGAGGGGAGCTCCATTACCATTCACCTCTGAACCCTCTTGAAGAAGCTAAAGGATGGTTTTCAACAATCAATCAAAAAGATGTACGCGTATTGTATGTCTACGGTGTGGGTTTGGGCTATTATTATGAAGCTGCTAAAGAATGGCTTCATCTTGATCCGCATCGACATTTGGTTTTTCTTGAAGATGATCTAGAAGTTATTTATCGGCTTTTGGAAACAGAGGGAGGTACGGCTCTTCTTGAAGATCCACAAGTCACATTGCATTATTTTGAAGAATTAACAGAAAAGTCGGAAGTTTTGGATGCCCTCTATTGGAATTTTGTGCTGGCTAGATTGCAAGTTTCAGCTTTGTTGCTTTATCAAAATGCGCGCCAGGAAAAGTATATAGAATTGCATCACAAAATTGTCTATGATGCCACGGTCAAAGATGCTTTGGTTGAAGAATATCTTTTATATGGGGCAGGCTTTTTTAAGAATTTTTATCCAAACATGCTGATGCTTCCGGAATCTTATTATGGTAATTGTTTTTTCGGCAAATTCAATCAAGTACCCGCCATTATTTGCGGGGCAGGGCCTTCTTTAAAGCATTCTTTGGAAGCATTGAAAGGGCTTTCTGATCGTGCCTTGATTTTTGCTGGTGGATCGGCACTCAATGCGCTGGATGCTGCGGAAATTACTCCACATTTGGGTGCAGGGATTGATCCCAATGCTGAACAATATGAGCGGTTAAATCGACACCAAGGTTATGAAGTCCCTTTTTTCTACCGCAATCGTTTATTTTACGGAGCTTTTCAGCAAATTCATGGTCCTCGGTTATACATCACAGGGTCGGGAGGCTATGATATTTCAGAATGGTTTGAAGAAAAATTTGGATTAGACACCACCTTTTTTGATGAAGGACATAATGTGGTCAATTTTTCTACTCAAATTGCACATGCCATGGGATGCAATCCCATCATCTTCGTTGGAATGGATTTAGCTTATACAGATCTACAAGCATATGCAGATGGAGTGTTAAAAGATGCCCAAGTGACTCCACAACAAATTGTCGAAACAGAAGATTTTGATAATGCCGCCTTTTTGAAAAAAGACATTTTTGGAAAACCCATTTACACGATGTGGAAATGGGTAGCGGAGTCTGATTGGATTGCAAGTTTTGCCGAAGAGCACCCCGAAACGGCCTTCTTTAATGCAACTGAAGGAGGACTTGGTTTTGAGGGCATTCAAAATCAGTCTTTGGCTTATATTGCAGAGAAGTATTTGAAAACAAGATATAATCTAAAAGATCGTATTTTTGGTGAAATTCAAAACAGTCAAATGCCTCAAGTCACAGAGCTGGCTGTGCGGGAGGCAATCGAGGAAATACAAACCAGTTTAAGAAATTGTGTGGAGCATTTAGACATATTAATTCAAGATGCCCAAGAACTAAGTGAAAAAATCGAGAAAGGGCATGAGGTTCCCCACCAGATGCAAAGCGGGCGAGCAGCCCTCGCCGAAACCGATTTGGCCGAAGAACCAGCTTATGAATATATTTTGGCTATTTTTAATGAGGTCTATTCTCGCATGCTCAATCATGAAGTGCGTTTGCTCAAGCTTTCCAAGGAGAACGAATGGAAGAAAAAGCAACAGGTTCTTCATATTTCAATGAAAAAACTTACGTTTTTGAAAGATGTGGCAAGCGCAAACCTAGAACTGATGTGCATGGGATTCAAAGAAGCGAATCGGAAGGCGGAATAA
- a CDS encoding 6-hydroxymethylpterin diphosphokinase MptE-like protein, with translation MQLTLFEKNLALFADTHPEEALRLKDLSLAEIELRPTWAGESNLYNQENHFFYHSKQNAKWEAKKWFESLNLEGVQALFVIGVGLGYYYLPLMDWLKRDPARFVIFIEDDLRVFGRLLETEIGTAILTHPQVVLKYFETPTERGWGAFRSRFNWVFEAFASATVTISGLKEYAENRRAFCLEVSNQILMNLAEKKEFLDYFRLETQKQVFTNFYYNAPYVSEVGWAHALYGQFKNVPAIICGAGPSLSKHFERLKQMHDQAIIFGAGSALNALTTNGITAHFGAGVDPTEIQENRMRTNHAFGVPFFYRMRFNAGAFQELPGPALYVASGSDYYSTDWFERQWGIHSPKQIEAGTSTTHFCLKIAEALGCNPIILVGMDLAYTQGKQYAEGVLVHPSSGNKEREQISRLKQEQWVKVKGIKESEVNTTWNWIQEAALYTEFLLENPKIQLINATEGGMSIWQIPNESFADVYSKRLTNQLNLEGRIQTLVQNSLKQPIDIDKVLTSLKIWSEYLRQAINCCQDILSILNAMRDAVLFQKSSWDELHTQFDACLFQLKNELVYKEFFHKIDEIFTKLSLREEYLNQKRADTENKKGKKLKFVQLRIKRYTFLLDHLQIHLEGCLKGIESFLDNQRILQKKEPHSYTSQLHDHSHYEVKEGILRLEDPELNLFIHEIFEAKEVVFSKETWKDVSYYQGALLHGPSRIYDSSGILFSETWYVHGVKQGKAKDYDLSGQLCRQRGYKNGLLHGLQLEFYLPGILKSQLMYVEGKLEGEALFFHNNGRLRRRSEFQNGKANGIEQYWDAAGKLIIESTYRQGISTGMSQRWYSNGQLARLVVYGDQGEPVEIKEWDEKGYVKT, from the coding sequence ATGCAACTGACTCTTTTTGAAAAAAATCTCGCCCTCTTCGCCGATACCCATCCTGAGGAAGCTCTCAGACTTAAAGATCTATCTTTAGCAGAAATCGAATTACGCCCTACCTGGGCCGGAGAAAGCAATCTCTACAATCAGGAAAATCACTTTTTTTATCATTCCAAACAAAATGCAAAGTGGGAAGCCAAAAAATGGTTTGAGAGCTTGAATTTAGAAGGTGTTCAGGCTTTATTTGTTATTGGTGTAGGTTTGGGATACTATTACTTGCCTCTTATGGATTGGCTTAAAAGGGATCCTGCTCGATTCGTTATTTTCATAGAAGATGATTTACGCGTATTTGGAAGGTTGCTTGAAACTGAAATTGGCACAGCTATCTTGACTCATCCACAAGTTGTTTTAAAATACTTTGAGACACCTACTGAAAGGGGATGGGGAGCTTTTCGAAGCCGGTTTAATTGGGTTTTTGAGGCATTTGCTTCTGCGACAGTGACAATTTCTGGCCTAAAAGAATATGCCGAAAATCGGAGAGCATTTTGCTTAGAGGTTAGCAATCAAATTTTGATGAATCTTGCCGAAAAAAAAGAGTTTTTAGACTATTTTCGGTTGGAAACACAGAAACAAGTTTTCACTAACTTTTATTACAACGCGCCCTACGTCAGTGAAGTTGGATGGGCACATGCGCTATACGGGCAATTCAAAAATGTGCCTGCGATAATTTGTGGAGCTGGTCCTTCACTTTCTAAGCATTTTGAACGTTTAAAACAGATGCATGATCAGGCAATCATTTTTGGAGCTGGTTCTGCTTTAAACGCGCTCACAACAAATGGGATTACGGCTCATTTTGGAGCGGGAGTTGATCCAACGGAGATTCAAGAAAATCGCATGCGCACCAATCATGCTTTTGGCGTGCCTTTTTTTTATCGGATGCGTTTTAATGCAGGAGCTTTTCAAGAATTACCTGGCCCCGCTTTGTATGTGGCATCTGGTAGTGATTATTACAGTACAGATTGGTTTGAAAGGCAGTGGGGGATTCATTCCCCAAAACAAATCGAGGCAGGTACCAGCACAACTCATTTCTGCCTGAAAATTGCCGAAGCCTTAGGATGTAATCCGATTATTCTCGTAGGAATGGATTTAGCTTATACACAAGGTAAACAATATGCGGAGGGTGTTCTAGTGCACCCAAGTTCGGGAAACAAAGAACGAGAGCAAATTTCTCGACTCAAACAGGAACAATGGGTCAAGGTCAAAGGGATTAAGGAGTCAGAGGTAAATACGACCTGGAATTGGATTCAGGAGGCGGCACTCTATACCGAGTTTCTGTTAGAAAATCCAAAGATACAATTAATCAATGCTACAGAAGGGGGGATGTCCATTTGGCAGATTCCTAATGAAAGTTTTGCCGATGTTTATTCCAAGCGATTAACCAATCAGCTCAATTTAGAGGGCCGTATCCAAACTCTTGTTCAAAATAGCCTGAAACAGCCTATTGATATAGACAAAGTTCTTACTTCGCTGAAAATATGGTCAGAGTATTTAAGACAGGCCATTAATTGTTGTCAGGATATCTTAAGTATTTTAAATGCAATGCGAGATGCAGTACTTTTTCAGAAATCTTCTTGGGATGAATTGCACACTCAATTTGATGCATGTCTATTTCAGCTTAAAAACGAGCTTGTTTACAAGGAATTTTTCCATAAAATCGATGAGATTTTTACCAAACTTAGTTTGCGCGAAGAGTACCTTAACCAAAAGCGCGCAGATACTGAGAATAAAAAAGGAAAAAAACTCAAGTTTGTTCAGTTAAGAATCAAACGATATACATTTTTACTAGACCACCTCCAAATTCATCTGGAAGGCTGCTTAAAAGGGATAGAGTCTTTTTTAGATAATCAAAGGATCCTTCAAAAAAAAGAGCCCCATTCTTATACTTCCCAGCTGCATGATCATTCTCACTATGAGGTGAAAGAGGGGATTTTACGCCTGGAAGATCCTGAGCTTAATCTCTTCATTCATGAAATTTTTGAGGCAAAGGAAGTGGTTTTTTCAAAAGAGACCTGGAAAGATGTGTCATATTATCAAGGGGCTCTTTTGCATGGACCTTCGCGTATTTATGACTCTTCTGGAATACTTTTTAGCGAAACATGGTATGTGCATGGTGTGAAGCAAGGAAAAGCGAAAGATTATGACTTATCTGGACAACTTTGTCGACAAAGGGGCTATAAAAATGGGCTATTGCATGGTCTTCAACTTGAATTTTATCTTCCAGGCATATTGAAAAGCCAGCTTATGTATGTTGAGGGAAAGCTTGAAGGCGAGGCCTTGTTTTTTCACAACAATGGAAGATTGCGCAGAAGATCAGAATTTCAAAATGGAAAAGCCAATGGCATAGAACAGTATTGGGATGCAGCTGGAAAGCTCATCATTGAATCGACCTATCGCCAGGGGATCTCAACAGGTATGTCGCAGAGGTGGTATAGCAATGGACAATTAGCCCGTTTGGTTGTCTATGGAGATCAGGGAGAGCCTGTGGAAATAAAAGAATGGGATGAGAAGGGATACGTGAAAACATGA
- a CDS encoding inverse autotransporter beta domain-containing protein, protein MSFKRPSWMYLCFFCFIFQINAFELNDLRLGVSYQTGRFIRIDRDYLDFNVFLPVEIKDLDVFIDLDGYRFNDGKWGASTGIGIRKELSDGCVLGLNAYYDYLRGRGRFSFHQVGVGFEMLSDCFDVRINGYLPVSEKVHSHQCLSFHYSGTDFHASRCKLEYAYRGLDAEIGKPLLTYYDFDLYGAAGPYYFYRRNFKHFCGGYARLEVDWKSILSVGVQASYDKFNAIRLQGIFAVSIPLDFCKIGAICEDSSLFLQNVRRNGVILTDHCWDWEWNW, encoded by the coding sequence GTGAGTTTTAAACGTCCTTCATGGATGTATCTTTGCTTCTTTTGCTTTATTTTTCAGATAAACGCTTTTGAATTAAATGATTTAAGGCTGGGGGTGAGCTACCAGACTGGAAGATTTATCCGTATTGATCGAGATTATTTGGATTTTAACGTGTTTTTGCCTGTGGAAATCAAAGATTTGGATGTTTTTATTGATTTGGACGGATATCGATTTAATGATGGTAAATGGGGCGCTAGTACTGGTATCGGGATTCGAAAAGAGTTATCTGATGGGTGTGTACTGGGTTTAAATGCATACTATGACTATCTGAGAGGGCGGGGAAGATTCAGTTTTCATCAGGTGGGAGTCGGATTTGAAATGCTTAGCGATTGTTTTGATGTTAGAATCAATGGCTATTTACCTGTTTCTGAAAAAGTACATTCGCATCAATGTCTTTCTTTTCACTATTCTGGAACGGATTTTCATGCCAGCCGCTGTAAATTAGAATATGCTTATAGAGGATTGGATGCTGAGATAGGGAAACCTTTATTAACGTATTATGATTTTGACTTATATGGTGCAGCGGGCCCTTACTATTTTTATCGGCGAAATTTCAAGCATTTTTGCGGAGGATACGCGCGCCTCGAAGTGGATTGGAAATCTATTTTATCTGTTGGTGTGCAAGCAAGTTATGACAAGTTTAATGCAATACGGCTACAAGGGATTTTTGCGGTTTCAATTCCTTTAGATTTTTGTAAAATAGGTGCGATCTGCGAAGACTCGTCCCTTTTCTTGCAAAATGTGAGGCGTAATGGGGTGATATTAACAGATCACTGTTGGGATTGGGAATGGAATTGGTAA
- a CDS encoding toxin-antitoxin system YwqK family antitoxin: MENYQFNETELVIQDSELQLDIKVEFRPVLIPKNPVPGQYVQTHTIQMDLSGGFYLEKDQVRDGQALLLYPDGKSKMECYYLKGFLHGPSSFFSETGQLLAKSWFYEGKQEGKSFWYYPSGQLYSIQRYRRGQWHLLQEYYYESGKLKSSIHYQNGHLDGEVRLYFSDGTLKRTRQFSQGKKLD; this comes from the coding sequence ATGGAGAACTATCAATTTAATGAAACGGAATTAGTAATTCAGGATTCTGAATTGCAGTTAGATATTAAAGTCGAATTTCGTCCTGTTTTAATTCCCAAGAATCCAGTTCCTGGACAATACGTGCAAACGCATACCATACAGATGGATCTCAGTGGTGGATTTTATTTGGAAAAAGACCAGGTGCGAGATGGACAAGCTCTTCTTTTATATCCTGACGGAAAAAGTAAGATGGAGTGTTACTATCTAAAGGGCTTTTTACATGGACCCTCAAGTTTTTTTTCTGAGACTGGTCAGCTTTTAGCAAAAAGTTGGTTTTATGAAGGAAAGCAAGAGGGTAAAAGTTTTTGGTATTATCCTTCAGGTCAACTTTACAGCATTCAGCGCTACCGAAGAGGGCAATGGCATTTGTTACAGGAATATTATTATGAGTCAGGAAAGCTGAAATCCAGCATTCATTATCAAAATGGTCATCTAGATGGGGAAGTGCGTCTTTACTTTTCTGATGGAACTTTGAAAAGGACAAGACAATTTTCTCAAGGAAAAAAACTTGATTAA
- a CDS encoding MATE family efflux transporter yields MTHQHIVYSSGNIKEVWKTSLPLMFSWLSVVLMTFVDRLYLAHYSTDALNSTVTSGTIAMAFTYGLQTLCEMGGVLVAQYNGAQRYDQIGKVIWQVLWITLGSFVFFIPLSFFGGDILFGNSSQGALEKEYFSKLVLFGPALGLIGSISGFYIGRGFTAVITKVVIVGNISNIFLDPLFIFGWGDFQGMGVKGAALATGISWIAQGLILLGCFLRASNQKIFNAFAWRIDFKLLWDCIKIGLPTTLFIVLEIGGWGVFYIMMRDASPTHILVAGICQSILILFVFVGCGVQKGIASIAGNLIGAKKTEHLNQLMRSGVCIISGYFLFTCIPLILFPDFIISCFLHNPESLEGASQLADLESLRPLLRFGLVCTCIYLYLEDLRMVFSGILSGAGDTFFLMVSGVIAVWLFLLLPSYVGIVQNHVSVEMAMGIWVFYSFTALLIPLYRFYYGNWRERKVIEAA; encoded by the coding sequence ATGACACACCAACATATCGTTTATTCCTCCGGAAATATAAAAGAAGTTTGGAAGACTTCTTTACCTCTCATGTTTTCGTGGCTTTCCGTAGTTTTAATGACCTTCGTTGATAGGCTTTACCTCGCCCATTATTCAACCGATGCGTTAAATAGTACGGTGACTTCTGGTACAATTGCGATGGCTTTTACTTATGGACTCCAAACCCTTTGTGAAATGGGTGGCGTTTTGGTCGCTCAATATAATGGAGCCCAACGCTACGACCAGATTGGAAAAGTCATTTGGCAGGTTCTTTGGATTACGCTTGGCTCCTTCGTCTTTTTCATTCCACTTTCCTTTTTTGGGGGGGATATTTTATTTGGCAATTCTAGTCAGGGGGCTCTTGAAAAAGAATACTTTTCTAAGCTTGTTTTATTCGGGCCTGCTCTAGGGTTGATTGGATCCATTTCTGGTTTTTATATTGGACGAGGATTTACCGCTGTCATCACGAAAGTTGTGATTGTAGGAAATATTTCCAATATCTTTTTAGACCCTTTATTTATTTTTGGATGGGGGGATTTTCAAGGAATGGGTGTCAAGGGAGCTGCTTTAGCGACAGGAATCAGCTGGATTGCCCAAGGTTTAATTTTATTGGGGTGTTTCTTAAGAGCAAGTAACCAAAAAATATTTAACGCTTTTGCTTGGAGAATCGATTTTAAACTTCTCTGGGACTGTATTAAAATCGGATTGCCCACAACATTATTTATCGTTCTTGAAATTGGCGGATGGGGTGTTTTTTATATCATGATGCGCGATGCAAGCCCAACACACATCCTCGTTGCAGGTATTTGCCAAAGCATTCTCATTTTATTTGTCTTTGTGGGGTGTGGGGTTCAAAAAGGGATTGCTTCGATTGCAGGTAATTTAATTGGGGCTAAAAAAACGGAACATTTAAATCAACTGATGCGATCTGGAGTATGCATCATTTCTGGTTATTTTTTGTTTACTTGTATTCCATTAATTTTATTTCCAGACTTCATTATTAGCTGCTTCTTACATAATCCTGAAAGTCTTGAAGGGGCAAGTCAATTGGCTGATTTAGAAAGCCTTAGGCCTTTACTCCGTTTTGGCTTGGTTTGCACATGCATTTATTTGTACCTCGAAGATTTACGCATGGTTTTTTCGGGTATCCTTTCCGGTGCTGGGGACACATTCTTTTTAATGGTATCAGGTGTTATTGCAGTTTGGTTGTTTTTATTGCTTCCTTCTTATGTGGGGATCGTACAAAACCACGTGTCTGTCGAGATGGCAATGGGAATTTGGGTTTTTTATAGTTTTACCGCTTTGCTTATTCCGTTATATCGTTTTTATTATGGGAATTGGAGAGAGCGCAAAGTGATAGAAGCTGCCTAG
- a CDS encoding DNA-3-methyladenine glycosylase 2 family protein: MEQENYQLYRAYLARDPRFDGVFFMGVTSTGIYCRPICTAKTPKEENCRFFRTAEAAEKAGFRPCLRCRPEMAPGHAPIDEAQRIANLIVYHLEESMLEEEHGLEEVAAFFHLSSRHIRRIIQKEYGVSPMELVLTRRLLLAKQLMTDTSLSITEIAFASGFSSIRRFNDAFQIRYKMNPSQLRRAIEERPEMAGVDTLILQLTYRPPYDWKGVINFLRVRLMKGVEHIEGDRYLRTIQLGKNKGWIQISHAEEKQSLIFELSHSLLPILPALLGRIRSVFDLNARPDVISTHLRQDKWLTEAVNVNPGLRVPGAFDGFELAVRTILGQQITVKAATTLAGRLVQAFGEKIQTPYPELKHLSPTPQRLAIATVDELASLGIIQSRSKSIIHLAEEVVSGRLQLDADVHPEKTMQKLVQIPGIGKWTAHYIAMRALHWPDAFPKEDIVLRKCLGNVTASQAEILSQSWRPWRSYAVLHLWQNSSI, encoded by the coding sequence ATGGAACAAGAAAATTACCAATTATATCGAGCCTACTTAGCGAGAGATCCTCGTTTTGATGGCGTATTTTTCATGGGCGTCACATCGACAGGCATTTATTGTCGACCGATTTGCACAGCAAAAACACCCAAAGAGGAAAATTGTCGTTTTTTTAGAACAGCAGAAGCTGCTGAAAAAGCAGGCTTTCGACCTTGTTTACGATGTCGGCCTGAAATGGCTCCAGGCCATGCTCCAATTGATGAGGCGCAACGAATCGCTAATCTGATCGTTTATCATCTTGAAGAAAGCATGCTTGAGGAAGAGCACGGATTGGAAGAGGTTGCTGCTTTTTTTCACCTAAGTTCTCGGCACATTCGACGTATCATTCAAAAAGAATATGGCGTTTCTCCTATGGAGCTGGTTTTAACACGCCGCTTATTGCTAGCCAAACAATTAATGACTGACACATCCCTGTCAATTACCGAAATTGCCTTTGCAAGTGGATTTTCAAGCATTAGACGTTTTAATGATGCTTTTCAAATTCGCTATAAAATGAATCCTTCCCAATTGCGCAGGGCCATCGAGGAGAGGCCTGAAATGGCGGGTGTGGATACGTTGATTCTGCAATTGACCTATCGTCCTCCCTATGATTGGAAAGGGGTGATCAATTTTTTGCGTGTTCGTTTGATGAAAGGGGTAGAGCACATTGAGGGTGATCGGTATTTGCGTACAATTCAGCTTGGAAAAAATAAAGGCTGGATTCAAATCTCTCATGCGGAAGAAAAACAATCTCTGATTTTTGAACTTTCGCATTCCCTCTTGCCCATTTTACCGGCTTTGTTAGGAAGAATACGTAGTGTCTTTGATCTGAATGCCCGCCCAGACGTGATTTCTACACATCTGAGGCAGGATAAATGGCTAACCGAAGCAGTTAATGTTAATCCAGGCTTACGCGTTCCCGGGGCATTTGATGGATTTGAATTAGCTGTTCGCACAATTCTTGGACAGCAAATCACCGTCAAAGCAGCCACGACTTTAGCTGGACGCCTAGTTCAAGCTTTTGGCGAAAAAATTCAGACACCTTATCCTGAATTAAAACATCTCTCCCCAACTCCTCAGCGGCTTGCCATCGCCACTGTTGATGAGCTTGCCAGCCTTGGGATCATTCAATCTCGTAGTAAAAGTATTATTCACTTGGCGGAAGAAGTTGTATCTGGGCGTTTGCAACTGGATGCGGATGTGCATCCTGAAAAAACGATGCAAAAGCTTGTCCAAATCCCCGGAATTGGAAAATGGACGGCACACTATATTGCGATGCGTGCCCTACACTGGCCAGATGCTTTTCCAAAAGAAGACATTGTCTTGCGCAAATGCTTAGGAAACGTCACAGCTTCTCAAGCAGAAATCCTATCTCAGTCTTGGAGACCTTGGCGCAGTTATGCCGTTTTGCATTTATGGCAAAATTCTTCTATCTAA
- a CDS encoding phosphotransferase gives MTQMMEALRRFAEDCAQTHFQRLPHEIIIERAVDFVEKTEVQPRVFRIKNLHSNLLFVVKFYPSERFDITMIEHLAAAGGMLGQLKLQKSVINLPFAISQCIEGQTMYYLIAFPAAEGHSLWFYLENGDADILHVAMQKMALSLAELHLKALNVAGEISSTYALQEEHALRFFQKMMKNSPEVLPLDVATITKRFHQLRIEMLAFPSPTGWIHGDAMIHHFFYAIETDKMTLIDFDRFIFAILTDKKMGGPIAYDYAFVINSLWQLGIYAGIDQKVLQRLEKDFTGTYQAHMGNFFPSEQSIRYYSFIYCLKKACLTSKRLAHFSHENSTFIKLNHMLQHLVNKL, from the coding sequence ATGACACAAATGATGGAAGCTCTTAGACGTTTTGCCGAAGATTGTGCACAGACACATTTCCAAAGGCTTCCACACGAAATCATCATTGAAAGAGCTGTCGATTTTGTGGAGAAAACGGAAGTTCAGCCACGAGTTTTTAGAATTAAAAATCTGCATAGCAATCTGCTTTTTGTGGTGAAGTTTTACCCATCCGAACGTTTTGATATCACGATGATTGAGCACTTAGCTGCGGCTGGAGGAATGCTGGGTCAATTGAAATTGCAAAAAAGCGTTATTAATTTACCTTTTGCTATCAGTCAATGTATCGAAGGTCAAACCATGTATTACCTCATCGCGTTTCCTGCTGCTGAAGGGCATTCTCTTTGGTTTTATCTTGAAAATGGGGATGCAGATATTTTACATGTAGCCATGCAAAAAATGGCCCTATCGCTTGCAGAGTTGCATTTAAAAGCGCTTAATGTTGCGGGAGAAATATCTTCCACATATGCATTGCAAGAGGAACATGCTTTGCGATTTTTTCAAAAAATGATGAAAAACTCTCCAGAAGTGCTTCCTTTAGACGTGGCGACCATTACAAAACGGTTCCATCAGTTACGTATAGAGATGTTAGCCTTTCCCTCTCCTACAGGATGGATTCATGGAGATGCGATGATTCACCACTTCTTTTATGCAATTGAAACGGATAAAATGACTCTCATTGATTTTGATCGTTTTATTTTTGCCATTCTCACGGATAAAAAAATGGGAGGGCCGATTGCTTATGATTATGCCTTTGTGATCAATTCCTTGTGGCAATTAGGCATTTATGCAGGAATTGATCAAAAAGTATTGCAGAGACTTGAGAAAGATTTTACAGGAACTTATCAAGCCCATATGGGAAATTTCTTTCCTTCCGAGCAATCAATCCGTTACTATTCCTTTATTTATTGTTTAAAAAAAGCCTGTTTAACCTCCAAACGACTGGCGCATTTTAGTCACGAAAATTCGACTTTTATTAAATTGAATCATATGCTCCAACATCTTGTGAATAAATTATGA